Proteins encoded by one window of Lates calcarifer isolate ASB-BC8 linkage group LG5, TLL_Latcal_v3, whole genome shotgun sequence:
- the LOC108900116 gene encoding NACHT, LRR and PYD domains-containing protein 1a, whose product MDSAWSSFTPEVTKERVGMSYRFKFPGSGLFHCSFTGLVFNVTHEGEVTYKCLIWDDMLLQPANKVPGGPLFRISCPQESISKLYLPHCEPEPALVAESLSVVHITDDGMSVIQPLEITETHVVVDIPHLSAFGIVWDIIKRFKNFLTKPINGRILVFLRPRFRGIVIINFILLASNVPVNEVKAQHDDSEFIEAPSLCHLHKFQNYSVHSDPGDYHIQPERALFFGGYGPNYHATFEIILTKSIKQMTVMMKDQRQIEVWKHVLHLAGPPSPDEKQPRIESNTSAEEKLLQARPDFIDQVSNPVLNKLLDELLERGVLTDAEREAARAKPRAEKAGHVIDMVRNKGAEASSHMITILSTNDPFLSEELNLKERSVE is encoded by the exons ATGGATAGT GCTTGGTCAAGCTTCACACCTGAGGTGACCAAAGAAAGAGTAGGCATGTCATACAG GTTCAAGTTCCCTGGTTCAGGTCTGTTCCATTGTTCTTTTACTGGGCTGGTGTTCAATGTGACTCATGAAGGGGAGGTCACGTACAAGTGTTTGATCTGGGATGACATGCTCCTCCAACCGGCTAACAAGGTACCTGGAGGACCATTGTTCAGAATCAGTTGTCCTCAGGAGTCTATCTCTAAGCTGTACCTCCCACACTGTGAACCAGAACCTG CACTGGTCGCTGAAAGCCTCTCTGTTGTCCACATCACCGATGATGGCATGAGCGTCATACAACCACTGGAGATAACGGAAACCCACGTGGTCGTGGACATCCCTCACCTCTCTGCCTTTGGCATTGTATGGGACATCATCAAGAGGTTTAAGAACTTCTTGACCAAACCAATAAATGGACGTATCCTTGTGTTCCTGCGACCAAGATTCAGAGGCATCGTCATCATCAATTTCATTCTGCTGGCAAGCAACGTGCCTGTGAATGAG GTAAAAGCACAACATGATGATTCTGAGTTCATAGAGGCCCCATCGTTGTGTCACCTCCACAAATTTCAAAATTACAGCGTCCACAGTGACCCAGGGGACTATCATATACAGCCTGAG CGTGCCCTGTTTTTTGGAGGTTATGGACCAAATTACCATGCAACGTTTGAGATCATCCTGACAAAAAGCATAAAACAAATGACCGTGATGATGAAAGACCAAAGACAGATAGAAGTCTGGAAGCATGTTCTTCATCTGGCtg GCCCACCTTCTCCAGATGAAAAGCAGCCAAGGATAGAGAGCAACACctcagcagaggagaagctgctacAGGCTCGGCCAGACTTCATCGACCAAGTGTCTAATCCTGTTCTGAACAAACTGCTGGATGAACTCCTGGAACGTGGAGTTCTAACTGATGCTGAGCGTGAGGCAGCCAGAGCCAAACCCAGGGCAGAGAAAGCCGGACACGTGATCGACATGGTGCGAAACAAAGGAGCAGAAGCAAGTTCACACATGATCACCATCCTCTCTACCAATGATCCATTCCTTTCCGAGGAGCTCAATCTGAAGGAAAGATCTGTAGAGTAA
- the LOC108900095 gene encoding uncharacterized protein LOC108900095 isoform X1 translates to MEAQIGVLFFFMVWSSSAAGEVKILRGTEGGNITLPVPAIDSGYLSLGPKILANVDEGKIQILDNKYKHRLLWNRTTGLFTLTGLQRADSGIYSISSKSYNLTVHEPVSDPTVKRLSVSTESCTLLCAVDQAAETTLLWYKDEEKLNESSSALPLPLIIHRQDFNSSYRCVAASPAEKKTLSVTVKTLCEHNHTNSTDDIRHKRHHTVGIVISILSVVIVTLVAFFIKWKCLDKNKRITRQTQGRYHYHLILLTSSYVQLSSSATSLDSAPVCLTCSAATAIPSLALPVHQISAVLHRNHYSAHCSAQSVQLSPLHPKPFLCQQ, encoded by the exons ATGGAAGCACAGATAGgagttcttttcttttttatgg TATGGAGCTCATCGGCCGCTGGGGAGGTGAAGATCCTGAGAGGCACTGAAGGAGGAAACATCACTCTGCCTGTCCCTGCTATCGACTCTGGATATCTTTCACTTGGGCCAAAGATTCTTGCTAATGTCGATGAGGGGAAGATCCAGATACTGGATAATAAGTACAAGCACAGACTTCTCTGGAACAGAACCACTGGACTCTTTACACTCACAGGACTACAGAGGGCTGACTCAGGGATATATAGCATTTCCTCTAAATCTTATAACCTCACAGTGCATG AGCCTGTCTCAGATCCTACAGTGAAGAGGCTTAGTGTGAGCACTGAGAGCTGCACCTTGCTGTGTGCTGTGGACCAAGCTGCAGAAACTACACTGTTGTGGTACAAAGATGAGGAGAAACTGAACgagagcagctctgctctccctcttcctctcattaTACACAGGCAGGATTTCAACTCTTCATATAGATGTGTAGCTGCCAGCCCTGCTGAGAAGAAAACTCTTTCAGTCACTGTTAAGACATTGTGtgaacacaaccacacaaacagcacagatgaCATCAGACACAAAAGACACC aTACAGTTGGAATTGTAATCTCCATCCTGTCTGTTGTGATTGTTACACTTGTTGCCTTTTTCATCAAGTGGAAGTGTCTTGACAAGAACAAAAGGATAACCAGACAAACACAAGGCAG ATATCACTATCACCTTATACTCCTGACATCAAGCTACGTCCAGCTCAGTTCATCTGCTACCAGTCTGGATTCAGCTCCAGTCTGCCTGACTTGTTCAGCCGCCACTGCCATTCCCAGCTTGGCTCTGCCAGTTCATCAGATTTCTGCCGTGCTCCATCGAAACCATTACTCAGCCCACTGCTCAGCCCAGAGCGTCCAGCTCTCACCCCTTCACCCAAAACCATTTCTATGTCAGCAATAA
- the LOC108900095 gene encoding uncharacterized protein LOC108900095 isoform X2: MEAQIGVLFFFMVWSSSAAGEVKILRGTEGGNITLPVPAIDSGYLSLGPKILANVDEGKIQILDNKYKHRLLWNRTTGLFTLTGLQRADSGIYSISSKSYNLTVHEPVSDPTVKRLSVSTESCTLLCAVDQAAETTLLWYKDEEKLNESSSALPLPLIIHRQDFNSSYRCVAASPAEKKTLSVTVKTLCEHNHTNSTDDIRHKRHHTVGIVISILSVVIVTLVAFFIKWKCLDKNKRITRQTQDITITLYS, translated from the exons ATGGAAGCACAGATAGgagttcttttcttttttatgg TATGGAGCTCATCGGCCGCTGGGGAGGTGAAGATCCTGAGAGGCACTGAAGGAGGAAACATCACTCTGCCTGTCCCTGCTATCGACTCTGGATATCTTTCACTTGGGCCAAAGATTCTTGCTAATGTCGATGAGGGGAAGATCCAGATACTGGATAATAAGTACAAGCACAGACTTCTCTGGAACAGAACCACTGGACTCTTTACACTCACAGGACTACAGAGGGCTGACTCAGGGATATATAGCATTTCCTCTAAATCTTATAACCTCACAGTGCATG AGCCTGTCTCAGATCCTACAGTGAAGAGGCTTAGTGTGAGCACTGAGAGCTGCACCTTGCTGTGTGCTGTGGACCAAGCTGCAGAAACTACACTGTTGTGGTACAAAGATGAGGAGAAACTGAACgagagcagctctgctctccctcttcctctcattaTACACAGGCAGGATTTCAACTCTTCATATAGATGTGTAGCTGCCAGCCCTGCTGAGAAGAAAACTCTTTCAGTCACTGTTAAGACATTGTGtgaacacaaccacacaaacagcacagatgaCATCAGACACAAAAGACACC aTACAGTTGGAATTGTAATCTCCATCCTGTCTGTTGTGATTGTTACACTTGTTGCCTTTTTCATCAAGTGGAAGTGTCTTGACAAGAACAAAAGGATAACCAGACAAACACAAG ATATCACTATCACCTTATACTCCTGA